The Ralstonia sp. RRA DNA segment CGGCCACTTCGGCCAACTCGCTGAACTCGTCGTGCTTGTACTGCACGTTGGAGAGCGCCGACAGGTCTTCTTCGATCTGCTCCGAAGCCTGTTCCAGTTGCTCCTGCGACTGGATGCGCACCGTGAAGACGATACGCGTGACTTCGTTGCGGATGGTGTCAAGCAAGCGGCCGAACAGTTCGAACGACTCGCGCTTGTATTCCTGCTTCGGGTCCTTCTGCGCATAGCCGCGCAGGTGGATACCCTGGCGCAGCATGTCCAGCGCAGCCAGGTGCTCGCGCCAGTGTGTATCGAGGCTCTGCAGCATCACCGAACGCTCGAAGCCGGCGAAGGACTCGCGACCAACCTGCGCCACCTTGCCGTCGTACACCGCTTCGGCGGCTTCCAGCACCATCGTCAGCAGCTCTTCATCTTCGATCGACTGGGCCGCTTCCAGCGTCTTCACCAGCGGCTGGTCGACGCCCCAGTCTTCGCGCAGCGTCTTCTCCAAACCGGCGACGTCCCACTGCTCTTCCATGGTCTCGGCCGGCACGTAGGTGCGGAACAGCTCGGTGAACACGGATTCGCGCAGGTTCTTGACGACATCGCCAATATCACCGGCCTCGAGGATCTCGTTACGCAGCTTGTAGATTTCCCGGCGCTGGTCGTTGGCAACGTCGTCGTACTGCAGCAGTTGCTTGCGGATGTCGAAGTTGCGGCCTTCCACCTTGCGCTGCGCCGATTCGATCGAGCGCGTGACAATGCCGGCTTCGATCGGCTCGCCTTCGGGCATCTTCAGGCGGTCCATGATGGCGCGCACGCGGTCGCCCGCGAAAATGCGCAGCAGCTGGTCGTCCAGCGACAGGTAGAAACGCGACGAACCCGGGTCACCCTGACGGCCAGCACGGCCGCGCAACTGGTTGTCGATGCGGCGCGATTCATGGCGCTCGGTGCCGACGATATGCAGACCGCCAGCCGCCTTCACCTGCTCGTGCAGCGATTGCCATTCGTCCTGCAGCGTCTTCACGCGCTTGGCCTTCTCTTCATCGGAGAGCGATGCATCGGCCATCACGAAGCCGGATTGCTTCTCCACGTTGCCGCCCAGCACGATGTCGGTACCGCGACCGGCCATGTTGGTCGCAATGGTGATCGCCTTGGGGCGGCCCGCTTCCGCGATGATGGCAGCCTCGCGCTCGTGCTGCTTGGCATTGAGCACCTGGTGCGGCAGCTTGACCTGGTTCAGCAGGTTCGACAGCAGCTCGGAGTTTTCAATGGACGTGGTGCCCACCAGCACCGGCTGACCGCGCTCGTAGCAATCTTGAATATCGCGGATGACGGCGTCGTAGCGCTCCTTCCCGGTCTTGTAAATCTGATCCTGCAAGTCCTTGCGCTGCGGCGTGCGGTTGGTCGGGATCACCACGGTTTCCAGGCCGTAGATCTCCTGGAATTCGTACGCTTCCGTATCCGCCGTGCCGGTCATGCCCGCCAGCTTGGTGTACATGCGGAAGTAGTTCTGGAACGTAATGGTCGCCAGCGTCTGGTTTTCCTGCTGGATCTGCACGCCTTCCTTGGCTTCCACCGCCTGGTGCAAGCCATCAGACCAGCGGCGGCCCGTCATCAGGCGGCCGGTGAATTCATCAACGATCACCACTTCGCCGTTCTGCACCACGTAGTGCTGATCGCGGAAGAACAGGCTGTGCGCGCGCAGAGCAGCGTACAGGTGGTGCATCAGCGTGATGTTCTGCGGCGCGTAGAGCGATTCGCCCTCGCCGATCAGGCCGGCCTGCAGCAGGATCTGCTCAGCCTTTTCGTGGCCCGATTCGGTCAGGTAGACCTGGTGCGACTTCTCGTCGACGTAATAGTCGCCCGGCTTCTCAACGCCCGTGCCGTCAGCCTTCTCTTCGCCGATCTGGCGCGTGAGTTGTGCCGGGATGCCGTTCATGCGACGGTACAGGTCGGTATGGTCTTCGGCCTGGCCCGAGATGATCAGCGGCGTGCGCGCCTCATCGATCAGGATCGAGTCGACCTCATCGACGATGGCGTAGTTCAACGGACGCTGCACGCGCTGGCCGGCGTCGTACACCATGTTGTCGCGCAGGTAGTCGAAGCCGAACTCATTGTTGGTGCCGTAGGTGATGTCCGACGCGTAAGCGGCTTGCTTCTGGTCGTGGTCCATGGTGGTCAGGTTGACCCCCACCGACAGGCCCAGCCAGTTGTAGAGCTGCCCCATCCACTCCGCATCACGCTGCGCGAGATAGTCGTTGACCGTAATGACGTGCACGCCCTGGCCGGAGATGGCATTCAGGTACACCGCCAGCGTCGCCGTCAGCGTCTTGCCTTCACCCGTACGCATTTCGGCGATCTTGCCGTCATGAAGGACCATGCCGCCGATCATCTGCACATCGAAGTGGCGCATCTTCATCACGCGCTTGCTGGCCTCGCGGCACACGGCAAACGCTTCGGGCAGCAGCGCGTCCAGCGTCTCGCCCTTGGCGAAGCGCTGGCGGAACTCCTCGGTCTTGGCCTGAAGCTCGGTATCGGAGAGCGCCTCGAACTTGGGCTCGAGCGCATTGATCTGCGCCACCTTGCGGCGGTACTGTTTGATCAGCCGCTCATTGCGGCTGCCGAAAATCTTCTTGAGAAGGCCCGTGATCATCGATGGCTAGGGCCGGCGAACCACCCGAAAAAACGCTTCGCGAGAGACGGCGAAACACAGGCGACGCAACGGCCCGAATAGGGTTGGCGCAAAGGCGGGAGTTTAGCATGCGCAAAACCCCCGTTTGATGGCAGCAAACCGGCCGGATGTGGCAGGAACGCCGCACTTTCGCGGCGCACCGGAACCGACCCGGGTCGCCGCGCAATCACGCTGATTTGGGGACGGGCACCCCGATTGCAACCCGGCGCAGTCAGTGGCCGGCGGCGGCCATGCTCTTGCCGATATCAGCCGCCGCGACCCGCTGGGCCGGCGCCTTGGTGGCAGCCATTTTGGGCTGACCTGCATTCTCCAGGAAGGCCACCGGATTCTGCGGGACGTCGTTGACGTGCACCTCGAAGTGCAGGTGCGACCCGGTGGCACGTCCGGTGCGACCCACCAGCGCGATGCGCTCACCCGCCTTAACGATGTCACCAATCTTCACGAATACCTTGGATGCGTGGGCATAGCGCGTCTTCAGACCGTTGCCGTGGTCGATGTCGACCATGTTGCCGTAATCACTGCGGTATTCGCTGGCCACCACCACGCCGCCGGCCGCCGCCACGATGGGCGTGCCCACGGGCGCGACGAAATCCACGCCGTCGTGCTGTGTGCGCCGGCCGGTGAATGGATCAATACGCGTGCCAAAACCCGACGAGTCGTAGCCAACCGCCACCGGGCGCACCGTCGGCATCATCTTGGCGTGGATCTGGCGGTCCATCAGGGTACTCTCGAGCACGCTGAGGTAATCGTTACGCTGGTCTGCGGAGCGCGTCAGGCGGTCGAGTTCGGATTGAATCTCGGGCATCGACATTGAACGCGAGAACGCGCCCTGGGGGCCGCCGCGTCCGGGCTGCGACTTGAAGTCGAACTCGCGCGGCGGCACGCCAGCCAGGCCCGACACGCGGGCACCCAGTGCATCCAGGCGCACCATCTGCGCCTGCATTTCACCGATGCGTGCAGCCATCAGGTTGAGGTTTTCGCGGGTCACGCTGGTGTCGGCACCGGAGGTACCGGACAGGACGGCGCCAGGCACCAGGCCCTGCTTGACCGCCAGCCACATCGCCCCGCCTGACAACGCCGCAACGGCCAGCAGCGCCACACCGATGGCCGCGACGACACTGCGCCGCGACAGGTGCACCGCGCCAGTCTTGCGCGGATGAATCAGGATGATCTGCATCGCTCGCCCATGGCCCCAAGAAGGGACAAAAAAGCCGCCCAACGGCACGAAAGCGCAATGAAGCGCCCTACAATGCCGGCATGCGAATCTTTGTTCATCCCGCTCTCAAGACGCCCGTGGCAAAACCGGTCCAGGACTGGCTCTCGGGTGCCGGCTCGGTCGGCCCGCTGATGCAGGCGGCCAAGCAATTGGCGTCGTTGGAAGCGGAGGTGTTGTCGCTCTTGCCGCCCGGCTTAGGCGGCGGCGTGGCGATCGGCGGCATCAAGAACGATGCGCGCGATAGCCGGGAAGCGACCTTGGTGTTGCTCGCCGCACATAGCGCGGCTGCGGCGCGCTTACGGCAGGTGGTACCCACCTTGCTGGAGCGTCTGCAGCGCCGGGGATCGCAGATTACCGCAATTCGTGTACGGGTACAACCGCAGGGCGGAAATGACAGCTTATGGCCACAAGAGACCGAAAAGCCGCCTAAACGCGCCAAGATGACAACAGTTGGGATCAACAGCCTGGCGGCGCTGGCCAACGAATTGCCTGATTCGCCGCTGCGCCAGGCCTTGGCGGAGATGGTTGCGAGGCATGTCCCGCCGCGCGCGGCACCCAAATGAAAAGCGCCCCGTAGGGCGCTTTTTTCATCCTTGCAACTGCGACAACCGATCAGGAAAACGCTGGTTGCAACTGCGGCAGGAAGGCGCGCGGCGCTTCTTCTACCTTGTCGAACGTGACAATCTCGTAAGCCGTTTCGTCTGCCAGCAGCGCGCGCAGCAGCGCATTGTTCAGGCCGTGGCCCGACTTGTGCGCCGTGTAGGCGGCGATCAGCGGATGGCCCACCACGTACAAATCCCCAATGGCGTCGAGGATCTTGTGGCGGACAAACTCATCGCCGTAGCGCAGTTCATCATTGTTCAGCATGCGGTGCTCGTCGAGCACGATGGCGTTGTCGAGACTGCCGCCGCGCGCCAGGCCCACTTCGCGCAGCATCTCGAACTCATGCGCAAAACCGAAGGTGCGCGCACGGGCGATCTCGCGCGTGTAGCTGGTGTCAGCAAAGTCGATTTCGAAGGTCCGGCCGGTCTTGTCGATGGCCGGATGGCGAAACTCGATCGTGAATGCGAGCTTGAAACCGAAGTACGGATCCAGGCGGGCGAGCTTGTCGCCCTCGCGGATTTCCACCGGCTTGGTCACGCGGATGAAGCGCTTGGCAGCGCCCTGCTCTTCGATGCCTGCCGATTGCAGCAGGAACACGAACGAGGCCGCGCTGCCGTCCATGATGGGAATCTCTTCCTCATCGACGTCGATATACAGGTTATCGATACCCAGGCCGGCGCACGCCGACATCAGGTGCTCGACGGTCGACACGCGGGCGCCGTCCTTCTGCAGCACGGAAGCCAGGCGGGTATCACCAATGGCGCTGGCGCTGGCGGGAATCTCAACAGCCGGGTCGAGGTCGACACGCGTGAACACGATGCCCGTGCCTGCAGCAGCCGGGCGCAACGTCAACGTTACCTTGCGGCCCGAGTGCAACCCGATGCCGACGGTCTTGACGACGGACTTGATGGTGCGTTGTTTCAACATGGCCGCCCTCAACTCACGAAATGCTTTGCGATTGTTTTTATCTATGCGGTCCGCATAGGTGATAACCCTAAGCATACCATTTTCACACCCCTGCCTTCAAAACGACTTTTGTATCGGGATGTTAGGGGTGCACACACTCTGCTCAACCTTAGCGCACGCAGATTTGGCGCCACTGTCTCGTCAGCCTTGAGACGGGGCGGGATGGCGGGCGGTACTCCGCCATTTGGGGGAAGTTCCGGCGTGGCGTCAGAGTATCGCCAGGATCGATTCGGCGCTGCTAACGACGAACTGCCCGGGCGCCTCCACCTGTAGCGCTGTTACCACACCGTCTTTCACGACCATCGCGTAGCGCTGCGAACGCACGCCCATGCCGCGCTTGGAGAGATCCTGGTCGAGGCCGAGCTTGCTCGTGAACTCGGCGCTGCCGTCACCCAACATGCGGACCTTGCCTTCGCTGCCCTGCGTGCGTGCCCATGCGCCCATCACGAACGCATCGTTGACGGACACACACCAGATCTCGTCAACGCCCTTGGCACGCAGCGCGTCGTAGTTCGCCACATAGCCGGGAACATGCCGCGCCGAACAGGTCGGCGTAAAGGCGCCGGGCAGGCCAAAGATAACGACCGTCTTGCCTTCTGCCAGGTGCTCGACCGAGAAGGCGTTGGGTCCGAGCGTGCAGCCGTCCTTTTCCACTTCAAAGAACTCGTACAGCGTTGCGTCGGGAAGTGGTTGACCAGGCTGGATCATGATGGTGATGAATCGTTGCGCACCGATACCGCGATCATAGAACGAGACCGCCCGCGTGAGGGAATCACGCGGGCGGTCTTGGGAGACAACCACATCAGGAACACGGCACCACATGCGACACGACGAACGGGCACACCCGCCGGGCGGGCTGAACCCTTCCGGGGAGGCGGCCAGAGGCCAGCCCGCCCGGCGGCAACGACTGCGTCCTATTCGTCTACTGCTGTCGCGCGCTGTCGACTGTTCAGCGGCAGACCATCACACAACGGCGGTCACGGGAGGGGAGCCGTGAGCCGCACGCGGCGTGGGGTGCCACCGGCAGCCGGACGTGCGCGGGCGCTTTGCCTGACTCAGTCCGCCTGCTTGCGCAGGAATGCCGGAATGTCGTACGTGTCGACGCCCTTTTCCTGCAGTGCTGCCACGTGCGCCGATGCCGACTCACGCGAGCTGCGCCACACGGCCGGGGTGTCGAAGCTGCTGTAGTCCGGCGCGGCCGCCACCGAATGACCCATGGCGCCACCGCCAAAGGCCACCGGCTGGTTGTCGGTACCGGTCTTCAGCAGCGTCATCGTCTGTTGCTGTTGTTGCTTGTTGCGTGCAGCGCGGCCCAGGCCCGTGGCCACCACGGTCACGCGCAGTGCGTCGCCCATGGCATCGTCGTAGACCGTACCGAAGATGACGGTAGCGTCTTCCGCGGCATAGCTGCGGATGGTGTTCATCACTTCCTTGGTCTCAGACAGCTTGAGCGAGCGGCTGGCCGTGATGTTGACCAGCACGCCGCGTGCGCCCGACAGGTCCACGCCTTCCAGCAGCGGGCTTGCCACAGCTTGCTCGGCGGCCAGGCGTGCACGGTCGACGCCGGACACGGTGGCCGTGCCCATCATCGCCTTGCCTTGTTCGCCCATCACGGTCTTCACGTCTTCAAAGTCGACGTTCACCAGACCATCGACGTTGATGATTTCTGCAATACCGGCCACAGCGTTGTGCAGCACGTCGTCGGCGCACTGGAAGCACTTGTCCATCTCGGCGTCGTCGCCCATGACTTCGAAGAGCTTTTCGTTGAGCACGACGATCAGCGAATCGACGTTGCCTTCCAGATCATTCGCGCCGGCTTCGCCCATCTTGGCGCGGCGTGCGCCTTCGAAGTCGAACGGCTTGGAGACCACGCCCACGGTCAGGATGCCCATTTCCTTGGCGATCTGTGCGACCACCGGAGCGGCGCCCGTGCCCGTGCCACCGCCCATACCGGCGGTGATGAAGACCATGTGCGCGCCGCGCAGTGCGTCGGCGATCTGCTCACGGGCTTCTTCTGCGCAGTGCTTGCCGACTTCCGGCTTGGCGCCCGCGCCCAGACCCGTGCTGCCCAGTTGCAGCACGCGCGAGGCGGTCGAGCGCTTGAGCGCTTGCGCATCGGTGTTCATGCAGATGAATTCCACGCCTTGCACGCCGCGGCTGATCATGTGCTGCACGGCGTTACCGCCCGCGCCGCCGACGCCGACCACCTTGATGATGGTGCCGTCCTGCATTTCCGTTTCAATCATGTCGAAGTCCATCGTTGCCTCCAGAAGTGATCAGTCCCAGACGATGCAGCCTCCCCGCCGCAACCCCTGGTTCCTGAACAAAAAACATCAAAACAAGAAACTCAACTTGCTCCCGTGTGTGAACACATCGGGGAGCGCATCGCCAATCCTCAGCACACGCGTGCTTAGAAATTGCCGATGAACCATTCCTTCATGCGCGTCCAGATCTGCTTGGCCGATCCGGACTGCACCACCACCTTGCGCCCGCGCATGCGTTGCACCCGGCCTTCCTGCAGCAGGCCCATCACCGTGGCGTAACGCGGGCTCTTCACCACCTCGTGCAGGTTGCCGCGGTACTCGGGCACACCTACCCGCACGGGCTTCAAGAACATGTCTTCACCCAGTTCAACCATGCCGGGCATCATGGCGGTGCCACCGGTGAGGACCACGCCGCTGGAGAGCAGTTCCTCGTAACCGGATTCGCGCACCACCTGGTGCACGAGCGAGAACAACTCTTCCACGCGCGGCTCGATCACAGCGGCCAGCGCCTGACGCGAGAGCGTGCGCGGGCCGCGGTCGCCCACGCCCGGCACGTCGATCATCTCGTCCGGATCGGCCAGCACCTGCTTGGCGATGCCGTACTGGACCTTGATGTCCTCGGCGTCCGGCGTCGGCGTGCGCAGAGCCATGGCGACGTCATTGGTGATCTGGTCGCCGGCGATGGGGATCACAGCCGTATGGCGGATCGCGCCTTCGCTGAAGATGGCGATGTCGGTCGTGCCGCTGCCGATGTCGACCAGCACCACGCCGAGTTCCTTTTCGTCTTCCGTCAGCACAGCCAGGCTCGACGCCAGCGGTTGCAGGATCAGGTCGTGCACCTCAAGCCCGCAGCGGCGCACACACTTGACGATGTTCTGCGCCGCGCTCACCGCGCCGGTCACGATGTGCACCTTCACCTCGAGGCGGATGCCGCTCATGCCGATCGGCTCGCGCACGTCTTCCTGACCGTCGATGATGAATTCCTGCGTGAGGATGTGCAGGATCTGCTGATCGGTCGGGATGTTGACGGCCTTGGCGGTCTCGATCACGCGGGCCACATCGGTGGAGGTGACTTCCTTGTCCTTGATCGCCACCATGCCGCTCGAATTGAAGCTGCGGATGTGGCTGCCGGCGATGCCCGTGAACACCTCGCCGATCTTGCAGTCAGCCATCAGCTCCGCTTCTTCGAGCGCTTTCTGGATCGACTGGACGGTCGCCTCGATATTGACGACCACGCCCTTCTTCAGCCCCTTCGATTCGGTCTGGCCCATGCCGATGACCTCGTAGGCGCCGTCGGGGCGCAGTTCGGCCACCACCGCCACTACCTTGGAGGTGCCGATGTCCAGCCCGACCAGAAGATCCTTGTATTCCTTGCTCATCGCGTTTTCTCTGTGCTTCGCGTTGCTTTGTTGTTGGCCACCGGCTTACCCCCCAGCGTGGCTTTCGGCTTTGCGGCACTGCTGGTGCCATTCGTGGTGCCGGGCAACTTGCCCCCCTTGGCCAGCACCGCAGCCTGCGCATCGGTCAGGAAGCGCACACCCGCCGCCCGAACCGCGAACCCGTTGGGGTAACGCAGATCGGCGTATTCAATCTGACCGCCCCAGCGCTGCGTTACCTGCGGCCACGCACGCACAAAGCGGCGGGCACGCGCGGCCAGCGCGGTGCGATCGTCATCATTCAACTCGCGGCCAAACTCGACGACCGTGCCGTTGGACAACCGCGCGCGCCACGCGTAGCGGTCGGTGAGCGTCACGCTCACGGGCTCGGTGTTCATCGGCTTGAACCACTCGGTCATGGTTTCCAGCTTGTCGACCACTTCCTGCTCGGTACCGTCGGGGCCGGCCAGGGCCACCAGATCAGCGTCGTCTTCCGCCTCGGCCAGGTTGGCAACGAAGACCTCGCCGTACGTGTTGACCAGCTTGCCGGAGTCGTTGCCGCCCCACGTGCCCAGCGCCTCATGCTCCTGCACTTCTACCAGTAGCCCGTTGGGCCACACGCGGCGCACGCTGGCGTGGCGCACCCAGGGCACGGATTCGAAGGCCTGACGCGCGTCGTCCAGGTTCAGCGTGAAGAAGTTGCCGCGCAGCTTGACCAACGCGTTGGCGCGAAGGCTCGGCGCGTTCACGTGGCGCATTTCGCTACCCGCCATCGGCATCACGCGGACCTGCTGCAACTGGAACATCGGACGCTGCATCAGCCAGACCGCCCCCACACCCAAGCCGCCAAGCGCGAGCAGTGCATACAGCGCACTCGCGACGGCGTTGAGGAGACGGGTGTTGTGCCACATAACGTTGTGCTGGCCGGTTCGGCTTACTCAGGTTTCCAATCGGTGCTTGCGTGCAGCTCCAGCGACGCGCTCGCCGCCAGTTGCAACACGAAATCTTCGTAGCTGATGCCCGCAGCGCGCGCGCCCATCGGCACCAGCGAATGGCCGGTCATGCCCGGCGACGTATTCATCTCCAGCAGGAACGGCGCGTTGTCAGACTTGCGCAGCATGATGTCGGCGCGGCCCCAGCCACGGCAGCCCAGCCCGCGATACGCCTGCACCACCAGCGACTGCACCTTGGCGGCCACGTCAGCCGGAATCGGTGCCGGGCACTCGTAGCGCGTGTCGTCGGTGAAGTACTTGTTCTGGTAGTCGTAGTTGGCCTGCGGCGCGACGATGCGGATGAGCGGCAACGCAGTCGCGCTCTCGCCTTCGCCGATCACGGGGCAGGTCAGTTCGTCGCCGTCGATGAACTGTTCGGCCATCACGTCGCGGTCCAGGCGCGCGGCCTTTTCGTAGGCGGCGGGCAACTCGGCAGCGCTCGTCACTTTGGTCAGGCCAATCGACGAACCTTCACGCGCCGGCTTGACGATCAGCGGCAGGCCCAGGCGGTCGGCCACGGCTTGCCAGTCGGCACCGGCGTGCAGCATCACGAAGTCGGGCGTGGGCAGGCCATGCGTTTGCCATTGACGCTTGGTGGCTTCCTTGTCCATTGCCAGCGCAGACGCGAGTACGCCACTACCGGTGTACGGAATGCCGAACTGCTCGAGCAGCCCCTGGATCGTGCCGTCTTCGCCAAAGCGGCCATGCAGGGAGATCACCACGCGATCAAAACCTTGCGTGGCCAAATCGGCTACCGGCTGCACACCCGGGTCAAACGGATGCGCATCCACGCCG contains these protein-coding regions:
- a CDS encoding cell division protein FtsQ/DivIB, whose product is MWHNTRLLNAVASALYALLALGGLGVGAVWLMQRPMFQLQQVRVMPMAGSEMRHVNAPSLRANALVKLRGNFFTLNLDDARQAFESVPWVRHASVRRVWPNGLLVEVQEHEALGTWGGNDSGKLVNTYGEVFVANLAEAEDDADLVALAGPDGTEQEVVDKLETMTEWFKPMNTEPVSVTLTDRYAWRARLSNGTVVEFGRELNDDDRTALAARARRFVRAWPQVTQRWGGQIEYADLRYPNGFAVRAAGVRFLTDAQAAVLAKGGKLPGTTNGTSSAAKPKATLGGKPVANNKATRSTEKTR
- a CDS encoding DciA family protein: MRIFVHPALKTPVAKPVQDWLSGAGSVGPLMQAAKQLASLEAEVLSLLPPGLGGGVAIGGIKNDARDSREATLVLLAAHSAAAARLRQVVPTLLERLQRRGSQITAIRVRVQPQGGNDSLWPQETEKPPKRAKMTTVGINSLAALANELPDSPLRQALAEMVARHVPPRAAPK
- the ftsA gene encoding cell division protein FtsA yields the protein MSKEYKDLLVGLDIGTSKVVAVVAELRPDGAYEVIGMGQTESKGLKKGVVVNIEATVQSIQKALEEAELMADCKIGEVFTGIAGSHIRSFNSSGMVAIKDKEVTSTDVARVIETAKAVNIPTDQQILHILTQEFIIDGQEDVREPIGMSGIRLEVKVHIVTGAVSAAQNIVKCVRRCGLEVHDLILQPLASSLAVLTEDEKELGVVLVDIGSGTTDIAIFSEGAIRHTAVIPIAGDQITNDVAMALRTPTPDAEDIKVQYGIAKQVLADPDEMIDVPGVGDRGPRTLSRQALAAVIEPRVEELFSLVHQVVRESGYEELLSSGVVLTGGTAMMPGMVELGEDMFLKPVRVGVPEYRGNLHEVVKSPRYATVMGLLQEGRVQRMRGRKVVVQSGSAKQIWTRMKEWFIGNF
- the secA gene encoding preprotein translocase subunit SecA, with the translated sequence MITGLLKKIFGSRNERLIKQYRRKVAQINALEPKFEALSDTELQAKTEEFRQRFAKGETLDALLPEAFAVCREASKRVMKMRHFDVQMIGGMVLHDGKIAEMRTGEGKTLTATLAVYLNAISGQGVHVITVNDYLAQRDAEWMGQLYNWLGLSVGVNLTTMDHDQKQAAYASDITYGTNNEFGFDYLRDNMVYDAGQRVQRPLNYAIVDEVDSILIDEARTPLIISGQAEDHTDLYRRMNGIPAQLTRQIGEEKADGTGVEKPGDYYVDEKSHQVYLTESGHEKAEQILLQAGLIGEGESLYAPQNITLMHHLYAALRAHSLFFRDQHYVVQNGEVVIVDEFTGRLMTGRRWSDGLHQAVEAKEGVQIQQENQTLATITFQNYFRMYTKLAGMTGTADTEAYEFQEIYGLETVVIPTNRTPQRKDLQDQIYKTGKERYDAVIRDIQDCYERGQPVLVGTTSIENSELLSNLLNQVKLPHQVLNAKQHEREAAIIAEAGRPKAITIATNMAGRGTDIVLGGNVEKQSGFVMADASLSDEEKAKRVKTLQDEWQSLHEQVKAAGGLHIVGTERHESRRIDNQLRGRAGRQGDPGSSRFYLSLDDQLLRIFAGDRVRAIMDRLKMPEGEPIEAGIVTRSIESAQRKVEGRNFDIRKQLLQYDDVANDQRREIYKLRNEILEAGDIGDVVKNLRESVFTELFRTYVPAETMEEQWDVAGLEKTLREDWGVDQPLVKTLEAAQSIEDEELLTMVLEAAEAVYDGKVAQVGRESFAGFERSVMLQSLDTHWREHLAALDMLRQGIHLRGYAQKDPKQEYKRESFELFGRLLDTIRNEVTRIVFTVRIQSQEQLEQASEQIEEDLSALSNVQYKHDEFSELAEVAAGDAEVHGAAPGMAAPRSAASAAAAALAGEVPKVGRNDPCPCGSGKKYKQCHGKLA
- the ftsZ gene encoding cell division protein FtsZ, translating into MDFDMIETEMQDGTIIKVVGVGGAGGNAVQHMISRGVQGVEFICMNTDAQALKRSTASRVLQLGSTGLGAGAKPEVGKHCAEEAREQIADALRGAHMVFITAGMGGGTGTGAAPVVAQIAKEMGILTVGVVSKPFDFEGARRAKMGEAGANDLEGNVDSLIVVLNEKLFEVMGDDAEMDKCFQCADDVLHNAVAGIAEIINVDGLVNVDFEDVKTVMGEQGKAMMGTATVSGVDRARLAAEQAVASPLLEGVDLSGARGVLVNITASRSLKLSETKEVMNTIRSYAAEDATVIFGTVYDDAMGDALRVTVVATGLGRAARNKQQQQQTMTLLKTGTDNQPVAFGGGAMGHSVAAAPDYSSFDTPAVWRSSRESASAHVAALQEKGVDTYDIPAFLRKQAD
- the lpxC gene encoding UDP-3-O-acyl-N-acetylglucosamine deacetylase, which encodes MLKQRTIKSVVKTVGIGLHSGRKVTLTLRPAAAGTGIVFTRVDLDPAVEIPASASAIGDTRLASVLQKDGARVSTVEHLMSACAGLGIDNLYIDVDEEEIPIMDGSAASFVFLLQSAGIEEQGAAKRFIRVTKPVEIREGDKLARLDPYFGFKLAFTIEFRHPAIDKTGRTFEIDFADTSYTREIARARTFGFAHEFEMLREVGLARGGSLDNAIVLDEHRMLNNDELRYGDEFVRHKILDAIGDLYVVGHPLIAAYTAHKSGHGLNNALLRALLADETAYEIVTFDKVEEAPRAFLPQLQPAFS
- a CDS encoding D-alanine--D-alanine ligase; amino-acid sequence: MSTGPFVPHPTIDPKSLGKVGVLLGGRSAEREISLLSGNGVLAALRSRGVDAHPFDPGVQPVADLATQGFDRVVISLHGRFGEDGTIQGLLEQFGIPYTGSGVLASALAMDKEATKRQWQTHGLPTPDFVMLHAGADWQAVADRLGLPLIVKPAREGSSIGLTKVTSAAELPAAYEKAARLDRDVMAEQFIDGDELTCPVIGEGESATALPLIRIVAPQANYDYQNKYFTDDTRYECPAPIPADVAAKVQSLVVQAYRGLGCRGWGRADIMLRKSDNAPFLLEMNTSPGMTGHSLVPMGARAAGISYEDFVLQLAASASLELHASTDWKPE
- a CDS encoding M23 family metallopeptidase; the protein is MQIILIHPRKTGAVHLSRRSVVAAIGVALLAVAALSGGAMWLAVKQGLVPGAVLSGTSGADTSVTRENLNLMAARIGEMQAQMVRLDALGARVSGLAGVPPREFDFKSQPGRGGPQGAFSRSMSMPEIQSELDRLTRSADQRNDYLSVLESTLMDRQIHAKMMPTVRPVAVGYDSSGFGTRIDPFTGRRTQHDGVDFVAPVGTPIVAAAGGVVVASEYRSDYGNMVDIDHGNGLKTRYAHASKVFVKIGDIVKAGERIALVGRTGRATGSHLHFEVHVNDVPQNPVAFLENAGQPKMAATKAPAQRVAAADIGKSMAAAGH
- a CDS encoding peroxiredoxin; translation: MIQPGQPLPDATLYEFFEVEKDGCTLGPNAFSVEHLAEGKTVVIFGLPGAFTPTCSARHVPGYVANYDALRAKGVDEIWCVSVNDAFVMGAWARTQGSEGKVRMLGDGSAEFTSKLGLDQDLSKRGMGVRSQRYAMVVKDGVVTALQVEAPGQFVVSSAESILAIL